One Littorina saxatilis isolate snail1 linkage group LG12, US_GU_Lsax_2.0, whole genome shotgun sequence genomic region harbors:
- the LOC138981306 gene encoding boophilin-H2-like, with translation MAAYLFRVTIMVLLCCGHVLSQKDCNLSAVTGPCEAYFPRWFYNAGTQKCEGFIYGGCGGNANNFLSEAECMTACGHTRIFLSVWCFFRIYLGADMNGVTATFLLLVVCLFCGHVLSSDSLTDCRLLLIGGPCDAYFPRWFYNTGTRTCESFIYGGCGGNANNFLSEAECTKACVNM, from the exons ATGGCCGCTTACTTATTCAGAGTCACTATTATGGTTCTTCTGTGTTGCGGCCATGTGCTATCCCAAAAAG actgcaatctgTCAGCAGTAACGGGGCCATGTGAGGCGTACTTTCCACGCTGGTTCTACAACGCAGGCACACAAAAATGCGAAGGCTTCATCTACGGGGGTTGCGGAGGAAACGCCAACAACTTTCTGTCCGAGGCGGAGTGCATGACAGCTTGCGGCCAT ACAAGAATATTCTTGTCAGTTTGGTGCTTCTTTCGTATCTATCTCGGGGCAGACATGAATGGAGTGACGGCCACATTCCTACTTCTTGTCGTGTGTCTTTTTTGCGGACACGTTCTTTCCAGTGACTCCTTGACAG ACTGCCGTCTGTTGCTAATAGGCGGGCCATGCGATGCGTACTTTCCACGATGGTTCTACAACACAGGCACACGAACATGTGAAAGCTTCATCTATGGAGGATGCGGAGGAAACGCTAACAACTTTCTGTCCGAGGCTGAGTGCACGAAAGCCTGCGTCAATATGTGA